Proteins from one Synechococcales cyanobacterium CNB genomic window:
- a CDS encoding ABC transporter ATP-binding protein, with product MIPEPHAASRGSLLAVRDLHKTYRLGRVDVPVLRGATLEVREGEWVAVLGASGSGKSTLLHLIGGLDRPDRGVGGEHPIRFDGRPLSEMSIRELDRYRAESVGFVFQFYHLLPELNVLENVLLGAMVLHGRFGYSRRRAALRARATDLLTSFGLSHRLAHRPAEISGGERQRVAIARALINEPRLLLADEPTGNLDRETGRRILDAIAGVRGGPARTIVMVTHDPEVAARADRIVHLEDGRVVAGSI from the coding sequence ATGATTCCCGAGCCGCACGCGGCGTCGAGGGGCTCGCTGCTTGCCGTGCGTGACCTCCACAAGACCTACCGCCTCGGTCGCGTGGACGTGCCGGTGCTGCGGGGCGCGACGCTCGAGGTGCGAGAGGGCGAGTGGGTGGCGGTGCTTGGGGCGTCCGGCTCGGGGAAGAGCACGCTGCTGCACCTGATCGGGGGCTTGGACCGCCCGGACCGGGGCGTTGGCGGTGAGCATCCGATCCGGTTCGACGGCAGGCCGCTCTCGGAGATGTCGATCCGCGAACTGGACCGCTACCGGGCGGAATCGGTGGGTTTCGTGTTCCAGTTCTACCACCTTCTGCCGGAGTTGAACGTGCTGGAGAACGTGCTGCTGGGGGCGATGGTGCTGCACGGCCGCTTCGGCTATTCCCGCCGGCGTGCGGCGCTCCGTGCCCGGGCGACGGACCTGCTGACTTCGTTCGGCCTTTCGCACCGGCTCGCGCACAGGCCGGCTGAAATTTCGGGGGGCGAGCGCCAGCGTGTGGCGATCGCCCGTGCCCTGATCAACGAGCCGCGGCTGCTCCTGGCGGACGAGCCGACGGGCAATCTCGACCGTGAGACGGGGAGGCGGATCCTCGATGCCATTGCGGGCGTTCGGGGCGGGCCGGCCCGGACGATCGTGATGGTGACCCACGACCCCGAGGTTGCCGCTCGGGCGGATCGGATCGTTCATCTTGAGGACGGCCGCGTGGTGGCGGGGTCGATCTGA
- a CDS encoding tRNA-dihydrouridine synthase, whose translation MSRDEAVEWSRAGVTFLMPGARCLPLQFRVLAKPLQIGPVRLRTNLLLAPIAGWCDLAWRMTCRELGGVGLACTDLLSPRGLLCGSEASLDLARTNEFDRPVGMQLYGSDPALLADGARWCADHGATVVDLNMGCPVDKVCKKDGGSKLMCDLDRAVRIAEAVRAALPESIPLTAKMRLGWTQADYERGVACSLAVRLSRVGVAMVTVHGRTTEQMFKGECRREGIRRVVEAVAEATGRYTGEPGGGVPVIGNGDVRTPDDAVSMLRETGCAGVMIGRGAFAMPWVFRLAWQEQCRIAREEADGTPAPPEDEGSEEPTEAEKVEIVRRYFERMREFRGDHYAMHKIRQKIAWLGKTINGSHCRGLKDGVRLAANPGDVHRAIDHWLAFGAANERAVPPVPA comes from the coding sequence GTGAGTCGTGATGAAGCGGTGGAGTGGTCAAGGGCAGGCGTCACCTTTCTGATGCCCGGTGCCCGATGCCTCCCCCTACAGTTCCGCGTGCTCGCCAAGCCGCTCCAGATCGGCCCGGTTCGGCTGCGGACCAACCTCCTCCTCGCGCCGATCGCCGGCTGGTGCGACCTCGCCTGGCGCATGACCTGCCGCGAACTCGGCGGCGTCGGGCTGGCCTGCACCGATCTCCTCAGCCCGCGCGGCCTCCTCTGCGGCTCGGAAGCCTCGCTTGACCTCGCACGCACCAACGAGTTCGACCGCCCGGTCGGCATGCAACTCTACGGCTCGGACCCGGCCCTGCTCGCCGACGGCGCGCGGTGGTGCGCCGACCACGGCGCGACCGTCGTGGACCTGAACATGGGCTGCCCTGTGGACAAGGTCTGCAAGAAGGACGGTGGCTCGAAACTGATGTGCGACCTCGACCGAGCGGTCCGCATCGCAGAGGCCGTGCGGGCCGCGCTGCCCGAAAGCATCCCGCTCACCGCCAAGATGCGCCTCGGCTGGACCCAAGCCGACTACGAGCGCGGCGTCGCGTGCTCGCTCGCCGTGCGCCTCTCCCGTGTCGGCGTTGCCATGGTTACCGTGCACGGCAGGACCACGGAGCAGATGTTCAAGGGCGAGTGCCGGCGCGAGGGCATCCGCCGCGTTGTCGAGGCTGTCGCCGAGGCGACAGGCCGCTACACCGGCGAGCCGGGTGGTGGCGTCCCGGTCATCGGCAACGGCGACGTGCGAACGCCCGATGATGCCGTGTCCATGCTGCGCGAAACCGGGTGCGCCGGCGTGATGATCGGCCGCGGTGCATTCGCCATGCCCTGGGTCTTCAGGCTGGCGTGGCAGGAGCAGTGCAGGATCGCGCGGGAAGAGGCGGACGGAACGCCCGCCCCACCCGAGGATGAAGGATCGGAGGAGCCGACGGAAGCGGAGAAGGTCGAGATCGTGCGCCGCTACTTCGAGCGCATGCGCGAGTTCCGCGGCGACCACTACGCCATGCACAAAATCAGACAGAAGATCGCCTGGCTCGGCAAGACCATCAACGGCTCCCACTGCCGCGGGTTGAAGGACGGCGTGCGCCTGGCCGCCAATCCGGGCGACGTTCACCGCGCCATCGACCACTGGCTCGCCTTCGGCGCGGCGAACGAGCGGGCGGTTCCCCCGGTTCCTGCCTGA
- the rpsR gene encoding 30S ribosomal protein S18, with translation MSRFSRFQAPTRTNVVKTSGKGVEYVDWKDYDTLRRMMSPNGKIYGRKRLGTTAREQKLVAQAIKRARYMGLLPYTSATL, from the coding sequence ATGAGCAGGTTCTCTCGTTTCCAGGCACCGACCAGGACCAACGTCGTCAAGACCTCCGGCAAGGGTGTCGAGTACGTCGATTGGAAGGACTACGACACCCTCCGTCGGATGATGAGCCCCAACGGCAAGATCTACGGCCGCAAGCGCCTCGGCACCACCGCGCGCGAGCAGAAACTCGTCGCCCAGGCCATCAAGCGCGCCAGGTACATGGGCCTGCTGCCCTACACCTCCGCCACGCTCTGA
- a CDS encoding DUF1573 domain-containing protein → MRRIPLALAFCSVFTLVCTHATGQETTPHDPALPSERRDAPSMIVDRPLHDFGSILDDRPVTTRFTFVNDGSATLRITGIAPSCKCTSGVIETAECDPGESGAISVSFDPSGRDGAQAQFVTLSTNDPERPTVRLDIRANVRPLVFASPRAAGFGSVEKDHIAETTLLIAGRTDDFRVLEALADNPDLIRVEIGDTELREFEGEPEPLPSTALKVRLLKGTPVGLLRQFITIRTNDPRRETLRVDAVASVVGDIEVTPERIQLGAIVIGESVEREIVIRSRSGRPFTIRDVKNTTADPDACRVTLTPIAGPDGTPPSAYTLTLKITMPEHGRAVRGHLTIQTDVDREWTKSVIYGASPRRRHAPTATPPAAPPR, encoded by the coding sequence ATGCGAAGGATTCCCCTCGCCCTCGCGTTCTGCTCCGTGTTCACGCTCGTCTGCACCCACGCCACGGGGCAGGAGACAACCCCGCACGACCCTGCGCTTCCGTCCGAACGGCGCGATGCGCCGAGCATGATCGTCGACCGTCCGCTGCACGACTTCGGCTCGATTCTCGACGATCGGCCCGTGACAACGCGGTTCACGTTCGTCAACGACGGATCGGCGACCCTCCGCATCACCGGCATCGCGCCGAGCTGCAAGTGCACGAGCGGCGTCATCGAGACAGCAGAGTGCGATCCTGGCGAATCGGGCGCGATCTCCGTGTCGTTCGACCCGAGCGGACGCGACGGGGCTCAGGCCCAGTTCGTCACGCTCTCGACCAACGACCCCGAGCGACCCACCGTCAGGCTCGACATCCGGGCGAACGTCAGGCCGCTCGTGTTCGCCTCGCCCCGCGCCGCCGGCTTCGGAAGCGTGGAGAAGGACCATATCGCTGAAACCACGCTGCTGATCGCCGGTCGCACCGACGATTTCAGGGTGCTCGAAGCCCTTGCCGACAACCCGGACCTCATCCGCGTCGAAATCGGCGACACCGAACTCCGCGAGTTCGAGGGCGAGCCGGAACCCCTCCCCAGCACGGCGTTGAAGGTCCGCCTCCTCAAGGGCACGCCGGTCGGCCTCCTGCGCCAGTTCATCACCATCCGCACCAACGACCCCCGCCGAGAAACGCTCCGCGTCGACGCCGTCGCCTCCGTCGTCGGCGATATCGAAGTGACGCCGGAACGCATCCAGCTCGGCGCGATCGTCATCGGCGAATCGGTCGAACGCGAGATCGTGATCCGCTCACGCTCCGGCAGGCCCTTCACCATCCGCGACGTCAAGAACACCACCGCCGACCCCGACGCTTGCCGCGTCACCCTCACGCCCATCGCAGGCCCCGACGGCACACCGCCGAGCGCATACACCCTGACCCTCAAGATCACCATGCCCGAACACGGCCGCGCCGTCCGCGGGCACCTCACCATCCAAACCGACGTCGATCGGGAGTGGACAAAGTCCGTGATCTACGGAGCTTCCCCGCGTCGCAGACACGCCCCCACCGCAACCCCCCCCGCCGCACCACCGCGTTGA
- a CDS encoding alpha/beta hydrolase produces MPTSEVTPGPALPSTSLTLVGASGQPVCAKVTEVGEGPTVVFLHGLVGLNDHWEDVVNRVHPRVRCVMLELPLLDLTDEDCSVDGVEELTSRFLDQHLDGPAVLVGNSFGGHVALRVALRRPELVRGLVLAGSSGLIERSMVREVQIRPSREWLARKIGELFYDPMHVREADLDRAYRELTHREKARAMVRLSRTARRNHLGEQIGRITAPTLLIWGRNDIVTPPEAAEEFMRLLPDARLVWFDRCGHVPMVERPDEFAAAMIRFAEELDERSAGANGRGSR; encoded by the coding sequence ATGCCGACCAGCGAAGTCACCCCAGGACCGGCCCTTCCGTCTACCTCGCTTACCCTCGTCGGGGCGAGCGGGCAGCCGGTGTGCGCGAAGGTGACGGAGGTCGGCGAGGGGCCGACGGTCGTCTTTCTGCACGGCTTGGTGGGGCTGAACGACCACTGGGAGGACGTGGTCAACCGCGTTCACCCGCGGGTCCGCTGCGTGATGCTCGAACTGCCCCTCCTCGACCTGACGGACGAGGACTGCTCGGTGGACGGCGTGGAGGAGTTGACCTCCCGTTTCCTCGACCAGCACCTCGACGGTCCGGCGGTGCTGGTGGGCAACTCGTTCGGGGGGCACGTCGCGTTGCGAGTCGCGCTGCGGCGGCCGGAACTGGTCCGGGGGCTGGTGCTGGCGGGGTCGAGCGGGCTGATCGAGCGGTCGATGGTGCGCGAGGTGCAGATCCGGCCGAGCCGGGAGTGGCTCGCCCGGAAGATCGGGGAACTGTTCTACGACCCGATGCACGTGCGTGAGGCGGACCTCGACCGTGCGTACCGCGAGCTGACTCACCGTGAGAAGGCGCGTGCGATGGTGCGGCTGTCGCGGACGGCGCGCCGGAACCACCTCGGCGAGCAGATCGGGCGCATCACCGCGCCGACGCTGCTCATCTGGGGGCGTAACGACATCGTGACACCGCCCGAGGCCGCGGAGGAGTTCATGCGGTTGCTGCCGGATGCGAGGCTGGTCTGGTTCGACCGGTGCGGGCACGTGCCGATGGTCGAGCGGCCGGACGAGTTCGCCGCGGCGATGATCCGGTTCGCGGAGGAACTCGACGAACGTTCCGCGGGTGCGAACGGCCGTGGCAGTCGCTGA
- a CDS encoding DUF1573 domain-containing protein → MRLSVIALFTLATTLPAGMSAAQLLDQADAPNRLPPTLEERVPPRIVFDRDRHDFGLILDTEKSETEFVFVNEGPGLLRIESAKGSCNCTVPALSKTQFKPGERGTIKVVYDPKNRAGDQHQTVTVTTNDPERRTIQLVVAAKVRPSVIIEPRMAHFGPVAKDTPAELVIRVAGRTPDFKVLEAVSDNADVFTITLGKTEQVKFEDEPEPLPTTTLTVKMRPGAPIGLIRNYHARIRTNDPKNEQLQVELLAQHLGDLEILPERVSFGAVRIGDTFEQEVVIRSRTGTPFTILDVEDRNPDPDAVKITLAPQSPNGGSKAPAYVLRISGQIGENGRGVRGLLIVHTDVEREQTMSIPYFASVRRN, encoded by the coding sequence ATGAGATTGTCCGTCATCGCTCTCTTTACTCTCGCGACGACCCTGCCGGCCGGGATGAGCGCAGCCCAGCTCCTCGACCAGGCCGACGCTCCCAACCGACTCCCGCCGACGCTCGAAGAGCGTGTGCCTCCCCGCATCGTTTTCGACCGCGACCGACACGACTTCGGGCTGATCCTGGACACCGAGAAGTCCGAGACCGAGTTCGTCTTCGTCAACGAAGGCCCGGGCCTGCTCCGCATCGAGAGCGCAAAGGGCAGCTGCAACTGCACCGTCCCGGCTCTCAGCAAGACCCAGTTCAAGCCCGGCGAGCGCGGCACCATCAAGGTCGTCTACGACCCCAAGAACCGCGCGGGCGATCAGCACCAGACCGTCACCGTCACCACCAACGACCCCGAACGGCGCACCATCCAACTCGTCGTCGCCGCCAAGGTGCGCCCCTCGGTCATCATCGAACCCAGGATGGCCCACTTCGGCCCCGTGGCCAAGGACACGCCCGCAGAACTCGTCATCCGCGTCGCCGGACGCACCCCTGACTTCAAGGTACTCGAAGCCGTCAGCGACAACGCCGACGTCTTCACGATCACGCTCGGCAAGACCGAACAGGTGAAGTTCGAGGATGAGCCTGAGCCGCTCCCGACCACGACGCTGACCGTCAAGATGCGCCCGGGTGCGCCCATCGGCCTCATCCGCAACTACCACGCCCGAATCCGCACCAACGACCCGAAGAATGAGCAACTCCAGGTCGAACTCCTCGCCCAGCACCTCGGCGACCTCGAAATCCTTCCCGAGCGCGTCTCCTTCGGCGCGGTCCGCATCGGCGACACCTTCGAGCAGGAGGTCGTCATCCGCTCCCGAACCGGAACCCCGTTCACAATCCTCGACGTCGAGGACCGCAACCCCGACCCCGATGCTGTCAAGATCACCCTCGCCCCGCAGTCCCCCAACGGCGGGAGCAAGGCCCCGGCCTACGTCCTGCGCATCTCGGGACAGATCGGCGAGAACGGACGCGGCGTCAGAGGGCTGCTCATCGTCCACACCGACGTCGAACGCGAGCAGACCATGAGCATCCCCTACTTCGCCTCCGTCCGTCGCAACTGA
- a CDS encoding MBL fold metallo-hydrolase, whose translation MRPEPAPNVEIVTLGPWETNCYVVSVPGSDECWIVDAGFDPGRLIDTVRRGGFRPAAIVLTHAHLDHIGGINAVIRAFPRTPVWVHAAEAKWLNDPELNLSAAIGMPVTAPGPDRMLEGGEEITLAGTTWRVLHTPGHSPGGITLVHDASKTAIVGDTLFAGSVGRSDFPTSDPDALVRSIRHTLYALPDDTRVLPGHGPATTIGREKQTNPFVRA comes from the coding sequence ATGCGGCCCGAGCCAGCCCCGAACGTCGAGATCGTCACCCTCGGGCCGTGGGAAACCAACTGCTACGTGGTCTCCGTGCCGGGGTCCGACGAGTGCTGGATCGTCGATGCCGGCTTCGACCCAGGTCGCCTGATCGACACCGTCCGCAGGGGTGGTTTCCGACCCGCCGCGATCGTCCTGACCCATGCCCACCTCGACCACATCGGCGGTATCAACGCCGTCATCCGGGCATTCCCCCGGACTCCGGTCTGGGTTCACGCCGCCGAAGCGAAGTGGCTCAACGATCCCGAACTGAACCTCTCCGCCGCGATCGGAATGCCCGTCACCGCCCCCGGCCCCGACCGGATGCTCGAAGGCGGCGAGGAAATCACGCTCGCGGGCACCACCTGGCGCGTCCTCCACACGCCCGGCCACTCGCCGGGCGGCATCACGCTTGTCCACGACGCCTCGAAGACCGCGATCGTCGGCGACACCCTCTTCGCCGGTTCAGTCGGACGCAGCGACTTCCCGACCTCGGACCCGGATGCACTCGTGCGCTCCATCCGCCACACGCTCTATGCGCTCCCCGACGACACCCGCGTCCTGCCCGGCCACGGCCCCGCGACCACGATCGGTCGCGAGAAACAGACCAACCCGTTCGTGCGCGCCTGA
- a CDS encoding rhodanese-like domain-containing protein: protein MAEPDTRAASRTTTAHRGGVSVVLMRALTLFGFAVLVAGAHWWTTPNIRVRAGEGRPEGPLIPPPDRPRLDPGADTPEPTDATGEAKPDYAAALAAWLDALPTEIGTDAAFRLWDENLALFIDARPVEEYEAGHIPGAFNVPPSKISGISALLDFMGPGDRIVVYCEGGSCDASHLVAIRLEDLGITTVHIDVDGYPGWAAAGHETAQGPDELLRWDE, encoded by the coding sequence ATGGCCGAGCCGGACACCCGCGCCGCTTCCCGGACGACCACCGCCCACCGCGGCGGAGTGTCCGTCGTCCTCATGCGCGCGCTCACGCTCTTCGGCTTCGCCGTCCTGGTCGCCGGCGCGCATTGGTGGACGACCCCCAACATCCGCGTCCGTGCCGGCGAAGGACGCCCCGAAGGCCCCCTCATCCCCCCCCCTGATCGCCCACGCCTCGATCCCGGCGCCGACACCCCGGAGCCGACCGACGCGACCGGCGAAGCCAAGCCCGACTACGCCGCCGCGCTCGCCGCCTGGCTGGACGCCCTCCCCACCGAGATCGGTACCGACGCCGCCTTCCGCCTCTGGGACGAGAACCTCGCCCTCTTCATCGACGCCCGCCCCGTCGAGGAGTACGAGGCCGGCCACATCCCGGGCGCGTTCAACGTGCCACCCTCGAAAATCTCCGGCATCTCCGCCCTGCTCGACTTCATGGGGCCGGGCGACCGCATCGTCGTCTACTGCGAGGGCGGTTCCTGCGACGCCTCCCACCTCGTCGCCATCCGCCTTGAAGACCTCGGCATCACCACCGTCCACATCGACGTGGACGGCTACCCGGGTTGGGCAGCCGCGGGGCACGAGACCGCTCAAGGACCCGACGAACTCCTGAGGTGGGACGAGTGA
- a CDS encoding GH3 auxin-responsive promoter family protein — MRTAVAVADRASAAHSPANGRWTSIVGHALRARVARRSARLSDTRWWAEHTARVQRAQLRWLLRRAARCEFGRSHGFARLASLPDDEMLAGYRASAPVADWYAFRERIARMREGGERDVLWPGLVRDFAQTSGTTAGDKFIPVSREMMRSNYRASLDIFAHAVRFGVSLPGLMGGRSLFIGGSTSVETNEHGVRTGDLSGLVTGLIRWPLSEVYLPGREIALMSDWPAKIDAMARLCVDHDVRFISGMPSWAIVLFDRMLQVARERGRAASCIRDLWPNLRVFVHGGVKYAPFDPRVRRFWSGNENEDIPHRIELYPASEAFVAIQDEPNREGVSQPSLRLCADHGNFFEFVPLEEIDSASPRAFACDEVEPGVRYVVVLSTCAGLWRYVLGDVVEFDSIPRARLGLQGPAPGTGGRDFVGPCRLRIVGRHRHFINAFGENIIVEHVENAVAAAAREAGVTVGEFTAAPVYPGEGRRPGLELAVEIAGTVPAAFVEAFDRALKSQNVDYTTKRTADLGMAPPVVTPLPPGAIHRWLESRGKLGGQHKCPRCANSREIIESVVAVARGW, encoded by the coding sequence GTGCGAACGGCCGTGGCAGTCGCTGACCGGGCCAGCGCGGCACACTCGCCCGCGAACGGGCGCTGGACCTCGATCGTGGGGCACGCGCTGCGGGCACGTGTTGCGCGCCGGTCGGCGAGGCTCTCGGACACGCGCTGGTGGGCGGAGCACACGGCGCGGGTGCAGCGGGCGCAGTTGCGGTGGCTGCTGCGGCGAGCGGCGCGGTGCGAGTTCGGGCGTTCGCACGGCTTTGCGCGCCTGGCGTCGCTGCCTGATGACGAGATGCTGGCGGGATACCGTGCCTCGGCGCCGGTCGCGGACTGGTACGCCTTCCGCGAGCGGATCGCGCGGATGCGTGAGGGGGGCGAGCGGGACGTGCTCTGGCCGGGGCTGGTGCGGGACTTCGCGCAGACCAGCGGCACGACCGCGGGCGACAAGTTCATCCCCGTCTCCCGGGAGATGATGCGGTCGAACTACCGGGCGAGCCTGGACATTTTCGCGCACGCGGTTCGGTTCGGGGTCTCGCTCCCGGGCTTGATGGGAGGGCGGAGCCTCTTCATCGGCGGGTCCACGAGCGTCGAGACGAACGAGCACGGCGTGCGCACGGGCGACCTGTCGGGGCTGGTGACGGGGTTGATCCGCTGGCCGCTGAGCGAGGTGTATCTGCCCGGGCGTGAGATCGCGCTGATGAGCGACTGGCCGGCGAAGATCGACGCGATGGCGCGGCTGTGCGTCGATCACGACGTGCGGTTCATCAGCGGGATGCCGTCGTGGGCGATCGTGCTGTTCGATCGGATGTTGCAGGTCGCGCGCGAGCGGGGGCGTGCCGCGTCGTGCATCCGCGACCTGTGGCCGAACCTGCGGGTGTTCGTGCATGGTGGCGTGAAGTATGCGCCGTTCGATCCTCGCGTGCGTCGGTTCTGGTCGGGGAACGAGAACGAGGACATCCCGCACCGGATCGAGTTGTACCCGGCGAGCGAGGCGTTCGTGGCGATCCAGGACGAGCCGAACCGTGAGGGGGTGTCGCAGCCTTCGTTGCGGCTGTGCGCGGACCACGGGAACTTTTTTGAGTTTGTGCCGTTGGAAGAGATCGACTCGGCCTCGCCGCGCGCGTTCGCGTGCGATGAGGTCGAGCCGGGGGTGAGGTACGTCGTCGTGCTCTCGACGTGCGCGGGATTGTGGAGGTACGTGCTGGGAGACGTTGTGGAGTTTGATTCGATACCGAGGGCGAGACTGGGCCTTCAAGGCCCCGCCCCGGGGACAGGAGGCCGCGACTTTGTTGGCCCTTGTCGCCTTCGCATTGTCGGCCGGCATCGGCACTTCATCAACGCCTTCGGCGAGAACATCATCGTCGAGCACGTCGAGAACGCGGTGGCGGCTGCGGCCCGCGAGGCGGGCGTGACGGTCGGGGAGTTCACCGCTGCGCCGGTGTACCCTGGAGAGGGTCGGCGGCCCGGGCTGGAGCTGGCGGTGGAGATCGCGGGCACGGTGCCGGCGGCGTTCGTCGAGGCGTTCGACCGCGCGCTCAAGTCGCAGAACGTGGACTACACGACGAAGCGAACGGCCGACCTCGGCATGGCGCCTCCGGTCGTTACGCCTCTGCCGCCGGGGGCGATCCACCGCTGGCTCGAATCGCGCGGGAAGCTGGGCGGGCAGCACAAGTGCCCTCGATGCGCGAACTCGCGTGAGATCATCGAGAGCGTGGTCGCGGTCGCGCGTGGGTGGTGA
- a CDS encoding ABC transporter permease translates to MYQALLTRKYLTTKVMPLLASLGVALCTAMVLITWSVMGGFLRMLTESGRSLIGDVRIVWPNTGFPHYDDLIARLEADPEVEAATPLIETFGIITLPDGRTEGVAVRGVDGPGFARVTSFAETLWWKPMAEPLRKDRRGEDPRLDGREMWRRLYENGLALTRPDPETGEPKPALVLGIEVTDFNRRTRSGFYIPMVIPQQTAEGGLTHADVFMPLQGELTLRVVPLDSKGRPRDVQTRVLPVANEFESGLYDIDRQTVLVRFDALQSMLQMNEGLRLSDKGPDDVFAEAEGEGEGGYEIDPARTTAVLVRGRTADRDLAGFKARVERIYAEFAAVHAGEVPAPSVIVIQTWEDANRTMIAAVKKETALVLFIFSFISMTAVFLVLAIFWAMISEKTRDIGVLRALGAGSWGIAWVWLRYGAAIGLVGSVAGGLLAWAIVTNINDIHDWMGTSLGLYVWDPAVYVFKEIPRRIEPDKAAFVLAGGVLSCLLGALIPALRAAFMHPIRALRFE, encoded by the coding sequence GTGTATCAGGCGTTGCTGACCCGGAAGTACCTGACGACGAAGGTCATGCCGCTGCTGGCGTCGCTGGGCGTCGCATTGTGCACGGCGATGGTGCTGATCACGTGGTCGGTGATGGGGGGGTTCCTGCGGATGCTCACGGAGTCGGGGCGTTCGCTGATCGGGGACGTGCGGATCGTCTGGCCGAACACCGGGTTCCCGCACTACGACGACCTGATCGCGCGGCTGGAGGCGGACCCGGAGGTCGAAGCCGCGACGCCTCTGATCGAGACGTTCGGGATCATCACGCTCCCGGACGGTCGGACGGAGGGCGTAGCGGTGCGCGGCGTGGATGGGCCGGGGTTCGCGCGGGTCACGTCATTCGCCGAGACGTTGTGGTGGAAGCCGATGGCCGAGCCGCTTCGGAAGGATCGCAGGGGTGAGGATCCGCGGCTGGATGGGCGCGAGATGTGGCGTCGGCTGTACGAGAACGGGCTGGCGTTGACGCGGCCCGACCCGGAGACGGGCGAGCCGAAGCCGGCGCTGGTGCTCGGGATCGAGGTGACGGACTTCAACCGGCGTACGCGGAGCGGGTTCTACATCCCGATGGTGATCCCGCAGCAGACGGCGGAGGGCGGGTTGACGCACGCCGACGTGTTCATGCCGTTGCAGGGGGAACTGACGCTGCGGGTGGTGCCCCTGGACAGCAAGGGCAGGCCGCGCGACGTGCAGACGCGGGTGCTGCCGGTGGCCAACGAGTTCGAGAGCGGCCTGTACGACATCGACCGGCAGACGGTGCTGGTGCGTTTCGACGCGTTGCAGTCGATGCTGCAGATGAACGAGGGGCTGAGGCTGTCCGACAAGGGTCCGGACGACGTGTTCGCGGAGGCTGAGGGCGAGGGGGAGGGCGGCTACGAGATCGATCCGGCGCGCACGACGGCTGTGCTGGTCCGGGGACGGACTGCCGACCGTGATCTTGCCGGATTCAAGGCCCGGGTTGAGCGCATCTACGCGGAGTTCGCGGCGGTGCACGCCGGGGAGGTGCCAGCGCCGTCCGTGATCGTCATCCAGACGTGGGAGGACGCGAACCGGACGATGATCGCGGCGGTGAAGAAGGAGACCGCGCTGGTTCTGTTCATCTTCTCGTTCATCTCGATGACGGCGGTGTTCCTGGTGCTTGCGATCTTCTGGGCGATGATCAGTGAGAAGACGCGCGACATCGGCGTACTGCGCGCGCTCGGCGCCGGTTCGTGGGGGATCGCGTGGGTGTGGCTGCGGTACGGCGCGGCGATCGGGCTGGTGGGGTCGGTGGCGGGCGGGCTGCTGGCGTGGGCGATCGTGACGAACATCAACGACATCCACGACTGGATGGGCACGAGCCTCGGGCTGTACGTCTGGGATCCGGCGGTGTACGTGTTCAAGGAGATTCCGCGGCGGATCGAGCCTGACAAGGCGGCGTTCGTGCTGGCCGGGGGCGTGCTCTCGTGCCTGCTTGGCGCGCTGATCCCGGCGTTGCGTGCGGCGTTCATGCATCCCATCCGCGCTCTGCGCTTCGAGTGA
- a CDS encoding DoxX family protein, translating to MGSRGARDRSRTRRTPEVGRVSGPPPIVKVVLLLVRLALAAVFAFAAALKIADPQAFAFSIHGFKIVPEQLVPAAAFVVPWTEMVCAAAIVLGLWSRSAALILSVMLLAFIGAIVSALLRTDVDPKCGCFGDFGLLCPPDKIGWCNVAQNILLLVGSAAVTIWGAGYLSLDALTRRPAAGQA from the coding sequence TTGGGCAGCCGCGGGGCACGAGACCGCTCAAGGACCCGACGAACTCCTGAGGTGGGACGAGTGAGCGGCCCCCCCCCAATCGTGAAGGTCGTGCTGTTGCTCGTCCGGCTCGCGCTGGCGGCCGTCTTCGCCTTCGCCGCCGCCCTCAAGATCGCCGACCCCCAGGCCTTCGCCTTCAGCATCCACGGGTTCAAGATCGTCCCAGAGCAACTTGTTCCCGCCGCGGCCTTCGTCGTTCCCTGGACCGAGATGGTCTGCGCTGCCGCGATCGTGCTCGGCCTCTGGTCCCGCTCCGCCGCCCTGATCCTCTCGGTCATGCTCCTCGCTTTCATCGGGGCGATTGTCTCCGCCCTCCTCCGCACGGACGTGGACCCCAAGTGTGGCTGCTTCGGCGACTTCGGCCTCCTGTGCCCCCCCGACAAAATCGGCTGGTGCAACGTCGCCCAGAACATCCTGCTGCTGGTCGGCAGCGCGGCCGTCACCATCTGGGGCGCGGGCTACCTCAGCCTCGACGCCCTCACCCGCCGCCCTGCCGCCGGCCAGGCATAG